DNA sequence from the Candidatus Stygibacter australis genome:
TATTCAGTTTTGCTGAGGAGCATATCACACTTTTTACAGAAGATCCTAAAGTAGTAAGATTTTTAGCAGTAGAGCTGCGTCAAAGCAAGGACTTTTACAATAAATATCCTGATTTCAAGCCATTACGTCATTATCTTACTTATCTGCAAAGTATCTGTACTGAAGCCATTGAAGAAGGTTCAATCAGGGATATTGATCCAGTAACCTTGAGTTATATTATCTTTGGTACAGTAAATTTTGTAATAACGGAGTGGGTAGTCCAGGAAAAGCCCTTTTCGTTGGAAGATATCAAAGGTAAAATCATTGATATCTTAAGATATGGCTTGAAAAAGGATAGATAGGGAGCTTAATTCACTCTGGTTTGTTTTACTCTCATTTTAACGCTTTCACCGCAATTAATACACATGGGATAGATTTTACGGTTAAGGAGTATTTGTGTCCTGAACTTTTGAAACGCATTTCCCTTCCAGAGAGTGATTAGAGATATATCATTGATGTTTCCCAGAGCATAATCAATATCTTTATCAAAACAGCAGACTGACATTTCACCATTCCAGTTGATAACGGCATTTACCCAGATGCGACGGCAACGATTTGGTATTCCAGCCTTAAGCTCAAAATTGTCACCCTGAATTTTATAGCGTCTATAGCGAGGATTTTGAGGGAGGAATTTATCAATATCTTCCTTAGAATATATCTGGACGGTTTTTAATTCCAGATTATCTACCTGAATCTTTTCTGCCATTTTCCTGATCATTTCAATTTCATGTTCATTGTGCTTCATTACCAGAAATTGCCAGCGCAGCAGAGGATTCTTCTTTTTGAGTATCTGGCGTGATTTCACGATAGATCGGGCAAAATCCAACACGTTAGAAAGTGTTCCATTTATCCGGTATTTATTGTAGGTCTCCTGAGTTGCTCCATCCAGAGAAATGATCAGGGAGTCCAGTCCGCTTTCTACAAGTGAGTTGGTATCAGGTTTGATGTTTCCATTAGTAGAAAGCAATGTGAACATCTTTTTATCAGAAGCATATCTGATCATCTGGAGAATTTCTTTATTAAGAAGTGGTTCTCCCTGATTCCAAAGCACGATCATAAAGCTTTTTTCATGAACCTGATCAACGATATTCTGAAAAGTTGCCAGGTTCATATAACCTTTCGCCCGTTTAAGAGTCCCATTACCTGAGGGGCAAAGAGGGCATTGCAGATTGCAGATATTGGTAGGCTCGATCATAATTACCGGAGGGTTACCCCAGATATAAGGTTTTCTGGTGAGTAGAGATAAAAAATATCCGGCATAGACCTTTATTACATTCCAGGTACGGGGAAGAGTGATTGCCTTCCTTAGAAAGCGGAGATTTTCATTGATCATTTACTTCCTGCGAGATATCCTCTTCTTCCTGATCATCATCAGGCTCATCAGAATCCTGCTGTAATTCTTCCAGCATTTCCAGGGCAGTTTCAGCATCAGGCTGTCTCACCTGAATTTCTATAAATCCGGAAACAGAATAGAATCCATTATATATAGAACCAAAATTTTCATTCTTAACCGTAAAATCAATCTCAGCATCGCTCAATAATGATTTGGCTATGGCAATAGTTCCCAGGTTATAAGTTTTCAATACAGTAACGTAATCTTCATTCATATTACTTCCTATTCGCTAAATTCTTCTACTTGAAAAATAAATATATCAGTTAAGGGATCAAGAAAAGCATCGGGTGGGAGCATGGCTTTAGAATGGCAAAGGTGTTGCAGGAATGTTACTTTATCCCAACCTGTTTCTCTGGCAACTTGAGGTAAAAATACTCCGCTGTGATATCCTTGCTGTACCATTACTCCATCTCTACCCATGACGATATCATCCAGAGATTCTATTTTTTTCATGGGGGTGAGAATTGAGATCTCAATTATAATATTTTCGAGTTCTCTTCGAGATACTGGAGCAAATCGTGGATCAGCAAATGCTGCTGATTTTGCCATTTCCCATATAGCTTTATAAAGCTCATCACGGGCGATCATGTGTCCTATGCAGCCCCGGAGATCACCGTGTTTGTGTAAAGTTACAAATACTGCTCGATCTTCAGTTAATTTCGGGTTCTTGGGAATGGGGATAGCAGAATCACTATTTTCAAGACTATCAATAATAGAATTTCTGGCAAGCTGTAAAAGCCATGTCTTATCAGCTGCTGACAGAGATTCAGGCGTATTTACTATTGAATCAGTCTGCGCTTTGGGAAAAACCAGGGCACTATAGCCTACAACTTCCTCTGTACCATATTCTGGATGGGTATCTCCTGAATTGGCATAATGCAATAATTGAGGTTTACCGCTTTCAAGTTTCTGCATGATCTGTTGAAAAATGGTGAAGGCATGATAACCACATAATTCACATTCCCGACAGGTGATATTACGTTCAAGCTCAGTCCAATTTTCTGCCAGGATCAGGTCAGTGGTCTTACTATCAATCCTGTTTGCCTCTTCATATGGGTGAAAATGAGACATATCAGTACTATTAATAAAAAGCACCTTTTTCCCGCTTTCTTTTACCTTTTGGTAGATGATATCTGCAGTTTCTGCTAATAGTATTTTATCATTTGTAGAGGTTAATATACTGACGATATTAAAATCCTGCAGCAGATACTGCAAGAATGGTAATTGAGCCTCATTGCTGTGTTCACTGAAATGTACTTTTTCATCACATTTAATGTTATTATGAGAAGATATGATCTGCTTTGCTAATTCCGTATCAACAGGAATATTGCCCAGGGGAGTTTCCATATCTTCGCCATCATATACACTTACAATTCCTGAAGCATAATGATGACTGGATCCAAGTAGGATAACAG
Encoded proteins:
- a CDS encoding TetR/AcrR family transcriptional regulator, yielding MMKRQKTKRVINKQEKKRKALLEAAIKIFSEKGFHGAKIKEIAEEAGVADGTTYLYFKNKDDLLIKAVENLFESRLDAIEKRISNEKSGYDKLFSFAEEHITLFTEDPKVVRFLAVELRQSKDFYNKYPDFKPLRHYLTYLQSICTEAIEEGSIRDIDPVTLSYIIFGTVNFVITEWVVQEKPFSLEDIKGKIIDILRYGLKKDR
- a CDS encoding radical SAM/SPASM domain-containing protein — translated: MINENLRFLRKAITLPRTWNVIKVYAGYFLSLLTRKPYIWGNPPVIMIEPTNICNLQCPLCPSGNGTLKRAKGYMNLATFQNIVDQVHEKSFMIVLWNQGEPLLNKEILQMIRYASDKKMFTLLSTNGNIKPDTNSLVESGLDSLIISLDGATQETYNKYRINGTLSNVLDFARSIVKSRQILKKKNPLLRWQFLVMKHNEHEIEMIRKMAEKIQVDNLELKTVQIYSKEDIDKFLPQNPRYRRYKIQGDNFELKAGIPNRCRRIWVNAVINWNGEMSVCCFDKDIDYALGNINDISLITLWKGNAFQKFRTQILLNRKIYPMCINCGESVKMRVKQTRVN
- a CDS encoding DUF2007 domain-containing protein, encoding MNEDYVTVLKTYNLGTIAIAKSLLSDAEIDFTVKNENFGSIYNGFYSVSGFIEIQVRQPDAETALEMLEELQQDSDEPDDDQEEEDISQEVNDQ
- the amrB gene encoding AmmeMemoRadiSam system protein B: MEHVISILLLLVFCLVLPLDCRTRKPAVSGRWYPSDPVQLKQDIRGYLAQVELTPAQQKIIPIGMMVPHAGYMFSAPVAAWSYKLLEGKEYDTVILLGSSHHYASGIVSVYDGEDMETPLGNIPVDTELAKQIISSHNNIKCDEKVHFSEHSNEAQLPFLQYLLQDFNIVSILTSTNDKILLAETADIIYQKVKESGKKVLFINSTDMSHFHPYEEANRIDSKTTDLILAENWTELERNITCRECELCGYHAFTIFQQIMQKLESGKPQLLHYANSGDTHPEYGTEEVVGYSALVFPKAQTDSIVNTPESLSAADKTWLLQLARNSIIDSLENSDSAIPIPKNPKLTEDRAVFVTLHKHGDLRGCIGHMIARDELYKAIWEMAKSAAFADPRFAPVSRRELENIIIEISILTPMKKIESLDDIVMGRDGVMVQQGYHSGVFLPQVARETGWDKVTFLQHLCHSKAMLPPDAFLDPLTDIFIFQVEEFSE